The DNA window CCACAGCGCCAATAGTGAGTTGATGGGGCAGGGGTTGGGTAACATTATCGCGCCGTTTTTCGGGGGTATTACCGCAACTGCAGCCATTGCGCGTTCCGCTGCCAACTACCGTGCCGGGGCCGAATCGCCAGTATCTTCCATGATCCATGCAGTCGTGGTGCTGCTGGCTCTGGTCTCTCTGGCCGGTGTGCTGGCCTACCTGCCGATGCCGGCCATGGCGGCTCTGCTGATTATGGTTGCATGGAATATGAGCGAGGCGCCTAAGGCGGTGCATCTGCTTAAAACTGCGCCGCGAAGTGATATATGGGTCTTTCTCGCATGCTTCTCCCTGACCGTGGCATTGGATATGGTCATCGCCATTACCACCGGGGTTCTTCTGGCGGCCGTGCTGTTCATGCGCGAAATGGCAGAAATGACCAAGGTGACCGATATCACCACGGGTAAACGGATCAGTGGAGAAAATCTGCCTGCTGGCTGGCGAGTTTTCAAAATCAATGGGCCGCTGTTTTTTGCCGCAGCAGACCGTATTTTTGGTGAGCTTGCTGAGCTGTCCCGGAACGTTGACGGGTTTATTCTCTATATGGATGGCGTGACGGTACTGGATGCCGGGGGGCTGTCAGCGCTCAACAAGCTGATCGCTACCTGCCAGAATGACGGAACCTGTATTGTCATTGCTGATCTGCAGTCTCAGCCCCAGCGAACGCTTGCCCGTGGTGGGGTTGGCCCGCTGGAGGGGGTGTTACACTTTACCTCATCCCTGAGGGAAGCTCTGTCTTTACCTTTGTCATCCATGGCTCAGCAGAGCTCAACACCAACAAAAATCACCGGATCAAGCTGATGAAAAAGCCCGCCATGTTGCCTTTTCGCGTTGTCGACCGTGTGAAGTTCATTGTTGAACGGCAATTGGTAAAAGGCGCTGGTTTCCAGTTGCTGGTGGTGGGCATTTTTATTGGTTTGATTTCTCTTGTAGGCGGCCTTCTCGTGGTGCCCCAGGGTGGCGATTTTGACGACCCCGGGTCCGCTGTATGGTGGGCTTTTCTGCGCCTGACAGACCCGGGTTATCTGGGCGACGACGTGGGAACCTGGCAGCGCTTTGTCTCAACCTTGCTGACCATCAGCGGGTATGTGGTATTTATGGGTACGCTGGTAGCTATCCTGACCCGCTGGCTGATCGCAAAAATGGCAGACCTCGAGCGGGGGCTGACACCTGTTACCCTGAAAAAACACGTGGTTGTGCTGGGCTGGACGCCCCAGACATTGCCTCTGCTTTCCGATCTTCTGGGTTCGTCGGGCCGTATGCGACGGTTCCTTGAAAAGCACGACACCCAGAAACTGAACCTGGTGGTGTTATCGGAAGAGGCTTCAGCTGAGCAGGTACATGAACTGCGGAATGAACCCGGTATTGGCCGGCGCGCCCGTCAGATCATCCTGCGTTCCGGGTCTGCCATCCAGCCCGATGCCCTGCACCGGGTCGCCTGTCTTGATGCCGCCGCCGTGATTGTGCCCAGTGCTGTTTATGAAGCGGGCAGCCTGATTTCCTCCGATGTGGAGACTGTTAAAGCCTTGTTGTCGATTGCAGCTCAGGCAAGGTACTACCAGGCACCTTTACCTTTTGTGGTCGCTGAAATTCAGGATATCCGCAAATTGCCGGTGGTTGAGCGTGCCTATCCTGGTGCGGTTGAAGTGGTTGCCGGCAATGCCACGATCAGCCGTTTGTTGGTGCAGAACGTGCTGCATCCCGGATTGTCTGAAGTTTATAACGAGCTGCTGACGGCTGGTGAAGGCAATGAGATTTACGTGCGGGGTGGAGAAACGGTCGCTGGCATGTCTCTCGGGGAACTGGCTGCCGGGCGCCCTGGGGTTATCATTCTTGGCCTGCTTCGTCGTGAGGGGCAAGGGTGGGATATGCGCCTGGCGGCACACTCCGGAACCCGCATAGAAGCGGAAGACAGGATTGTGATGTTAGCTCGCAACTACTCCGAAACGGATGCTGATCCGAAAGCACAGGTGCTGCCTCAGATAAGCCGTGGGGAAGCAAAACCCTCCGTGCATGGAGGCGGGCTGAAAGATCGCCGTATTCTTTTGCTTGGCTGGAATCGCAGAGTGCCCAGCCTCATGGCTGAGTTTGCAAGCTATGGCCCGGGGCAGCCTGTACTGGATATTGTGTCCGTTGTACCTGTGTCTGAACGTGAGCAGGCGATCAGCCGCTATGCTGCGGTTAAACCTCTCGCGGTATACAGCCACATAGAGGCGGACTATATGGTTGAGGATGAATTGCGCCGCATCAATCCAGCCAGTTACGACACTATCTTGTTGCTTGGCAGTGACCGGCTGGCCTCGGGTGAAGAGGCTGATGCACGCACAATGGTCGGCTATCTCCAGCTTGAAGACATACTGGCAGGAGCAGTCCGGCGCCCGCAGCTGATTATGGAGCTGAGCGATCCGGACAATCGCCATCTGCTATATGGTCATCAGAGTGAAATGCTCATCAGTCCGATGATTCTCAGCCATATTCTGGCCCAGGTGGCCCTGAGGCGGGAATTGCGTCTGGTATTGGATGAGCTCTTTACGGCGGGTGGTGCGGAAATCCAGTTTCGTGATCCCGACGACTACCCGCTACCAGCCAGTGTTGATTTTCAATTGCTGGAACGGATATTAGCGGGAGAAGGCGAGATAGCTCTAGGAATCTTCCGGAACCAGCCAGATTCTGCGGGTCGGCACCTGAGCCTGAATCCGCCGAGGCGGGAACACCTGGACATTCAACCAGGGGATCGCCTCGTGGTTTTGTGCATTACGGACCAGGCTGGCCAATCACCGGAAACGGGTGAAATCCCGCCCCGGTGATTGTTCCGGGTTTATTCACTCAATTTTGATGTGCCCGTTGTTCAGCATTGAGTCGATGAATTGCTCGGAGCTTTGACCGTCCATAGTAATGCCGCTCAGGGTGATGGACTGTTGGGCATT is part of the Marinobacter sp. ANT_B65 genome and encodes:
- a CDS encoding CASTOR/POLLUX-related putative ion channel, which translates into the protein MLPFRVVDRVKFIVERQLVKGAGFQLLVVGIFIGLISLVGGLLVVPQGGDFDDPGSAVWWAFLRLTDPGYLGDDVGTWQRFVSTLLTISGYVVFMGTLVAILTRWLIAKMADLERGLTPVTLKKHVVVLGWTPQTLPLLSDLLGSSGRMRRFLEKHDTQKLNLVVLSEEASAEQVHELRNEPGIGRRARQIILRSGSAIQPDALHRVACLDAAAVIVPSAVYEAGSLISSDVETVKALLSIAAQARYYQAPLPFVVAEIQDIRKLPVVERAYPGAVEVVAGNATISRLLVQNVLHPGLSEVYNELLTAGEGNEIYVRGGETVAGMSLGELAAGRPGVIILGLLRREGQGWDMRLAAHSGTRIEAEDRIVMLARNYSETDADPKAQVLPQISRGEAKPSVHGGGLKDRRILLLGWNRRVPSLMAEFASYGPGQPVLDIVSVVPVSEREQAISRYAAVKPLAVYSHIEADYMVEDELRRINPASYDTILLLGSDRLASGEEADARTMVGYLQLEDILAGAVRRPQLIMELSDPDNRHLLYGHQSEMLISPMILSHILAQVALRRELRLVLDELFTAGGAEIQFRDPDDYPLPASVDFQLLERILAGEGEIALGIFRNQPDSAGRHLSLNPPRREHLDIQPGDRLVVLCITDQAGQSPETGEIPPR